The Acidobacteriaceae bacterium nucleotide sequence CACTGACTCGGCGGCGTAAAGAAGCTGTTCTGCCTGATGGACGTCGGCCATCGTCGTCGCTCCGGTCCGTTCCCGCAGACTCACCAGACGCAGGGATTCCTTCCGGGAATCAAGTGTGGCCTTCGTGATTTCGAGCTGAGCGTCGAGAGCGCGAAGCTGGACATAGGCCGAAGCGACGTCGATCACGACGGAGCTGAGCGTGGCGCGGCGGCCCCACTCCGTCGCCAGAAGCTCGGCCCGCGCAGCTTCGTTCTGACGCCGATAGAGCCCCCAGAAATCGAGGTTCCACGCTGCTGTAGCGGTGAATCCGCCACCGTAGTACTTCGGAGACGACTCATTGCCCAACAGGCCGCTGGGAATGCCAACGGCGCTGTAGGCCGCTCCGGCGTTCGCTGATGGAAGCATCTGGGCCTTCGTCACCCCGACCTGCGCTTGCTGTTCGAGAATACGTTGCGCCGCGATGCGAACATCGTAGTTGTTCTTAATCGCCTCGGCCACCAGGGCTTTCAGCTCCTCATCCTTGAAGACCTCCGACCACTTGAGATCGGCTACGGAAGCCTGTCCCGCAGGATCTTTCGTCACGAGTGCTGCGTCACGGTAGGTGGGAGGGGCCGTAACCGCGGGACGCTTGTAATGAGGGCCAACCATGCATCCGCTGAGAAATAACAAGCTGGCGACAGAAAGACCGGCAATTTCGGCCGGCTTTGTTTTTCGGCCCCGTTTCTTGTGGGCTTGTATAGGCTGCGTCATGATTGCATCGATCCAATCGACCGCCGGAATCGCACCAGCGCGGCTGTAAAAAAGAGAGCGGCGATCCCAAGCATCGCAAGGAACTGTGGCCACACAACATCGAATCCCGCCCCACGGTAAAGAATCGCCTGAGCCAGGCTCACGAAGTGCGTGGTGGGTGCAACCAGCATGATCTTCTGCACAAGCAGCGGCATGCTCTCGCGTGGTGTCAGTGAACCGGAGAGGATCTGCAGGGGCAGGAGAATGAGGATCATCAGCAGGCCGAACTGAGGCATCGAGCGGGCAATCGTACCGAGGAAGATGCCCATGGAGGTCGTCGCGAGCAGGCTGATCACCACACCGGCAAGAAACAGCGGCACGGAACCGGAGATCACTACTCCGAGAGCTCCCTTGACCATCACTTCCAGTCCGAATGCGGCGGCGAGAAGAACCACCAGGGCCATCGACCAGACTTTCGAGACCATAATCTCGAACGGCGTGAGAGGCATCACCAGCAGGTGCTCGATGGTTCCATGCTCGCGCTCGCGGATCAGCGCGGCGCCCGTAAGGATAATCGAAAGCATCGTGACGTTATTGATGATCTCCATCACGCCGGAAAACCAGGACTGTGTGAGGTTAGGGTTGAACATCATGCGCGGTTCGAGCGATATAGGGGCTGCTTCGACCGAACGATACCGCCGGGCGAAGTCGGTGACATCGCCACTCACGATGCTCTGCAGATAGCCTGCACCGATAAAGGCTTGACTGACCAGAGTTGCGTCTACATTCAGTTGAACCGCGGGCGAGCGCCCCGCGAGCACATCCCTCTGAAAGTTGGGAGGGATGTCCACGGAGAAGGTATAGCGGCCAGCATTCATACCCGCGTCCGCGTTCTGCTGCGTGGTGATTGTCGGAGCATTGAAGTAGGGAGGGTAGATGCTATCGATGATGTTCATCGATAGCTGGGACCGATCCTCGTCGACAATGGCGACGGGCGCGCGTTGCAGCGTTTCCGGCTGGGCGTGAGCCGCCACATAGATCCCGAGAGAGAAGGACCACGCAATGAGGATCAGCATGGCAGGATCGCGATACAGGCTCCGGAACTCTTTGATGCCGAGATGAAAGATATTCCCAAGGCTGCGGAGCATCGCTACTCTCCCTGCTTCTTCAGCAGCAAGACGCTGCCGATGGTAAGTACCGGAATCGTTGCAAGCAAGGCGAAGAACGATCCAGACAGATCGGAGAAGGAGAGTCCCTTCGAAAAGGCACCGCGGCAGATGGTGAGAAAGTGTGTGGTGGGATAGATATGGCCGATGAATGCTCCGAAGCCGGAAAGAGACGATACAGGATTCAGCAGCCCCGCAAACTGGACTGCGGGCAGTAGGGTTCCCATAGCCGTCCCAAAGATCGCTGCAATCTGGCTTTCCATAAGCGTCGAGGTGAGCAGACCGAAGGCGGTCGACGCTGTGACATAGATGACGGCGCCTGTGGCAAGCGCGAGCAGGCTGCCATTGATTGGAACACGAAACAGGAATACTGCCATAAGGGTCATAAGGACGAAATTAATCATGCCAACGACGATGTACGGCAGTTGCTTTCCAAGTAGAAACTCGAGCTTCGTGACTGGCGTGGTGTAAAGATTGAGGATCGACCCAAGTTCCTTTTCACGCACGACCCCAAGAGCCGTCAGCATGGACGGAATGAAGATCAAAAGCAGGGGGATCACTGCGGGAACCATCGCGATCAGGCTTTCCACGTCCGGGTTGTAGCGGTACCTTGTTTCGAGAGAATAGAGACCCGCCGTGCTGGCGCCGAGGCGATGGACCGCAAGGTCGGAGAGATAGTCCCCATGCATGCCCTGCACATAGCCCAGGGCCGTCTCGGCCCGCTGCGGCATGGAGCCATCGAGCCACACGCCGATCGCCGGCTGGGCGCCCCGGAGAAGATCGCGTCCATAGTTCGGCGGAAGCTCGATGGCCAGGCTCAGCTCGCCGCTGCGCAGCCGTCGATCCATCTCCTGATAGTCCGAAATCGGCGGTTTTTCTACGAAGTAGCGTGAGCCGGAGAGATTGAGCGCATAGTCCTGGCTGGCTGCACTCTGGTCGTGGTCGAGCACCGCAAAGGTCAGGTTGTCGACGTCCATATTGATGCCGTAACCAATGATGAACATGAGCAACAGCGTCCCGCCCAGAGCGAGGGTCATGCGGATGGGATCGCGCCGCAGTTCCAGCGCCTCTCGATAGGCGTAACTCAGCAACCGCTGCAGGCTGAAGGTCCTGTGCTGTCGCGTTTTGTTCCCAGCTTGCGTTGGAGCTGGTTGAGTAGCAGTCTCCGGAGTGGCATCATGCTTTGCATCGGAAGTCTGGGCCTGCTCGAGATACAGGATGAATGTGTCCTCGAGTGTCTTTTGCCCGCTCTTTGCGACCAAGTCGGCGGGCGTTCCGGTGGTCAGGATTCGTCCCGCATGCATGAGCGAGATCCGGTCACACCGCTCCGCCTCATTCATGAAGTGCGTCGAGATGAAGATCGTCACGCCATCACTCCGGGAGAGGTCCAGCATCAGCTCCCAGAAGGTGTCGCGTGCTACCGGATCGACGCCAGAGGTCGGCTCGTCGAGGATCAGCATCGCAGGTTTGTGAATGACTGCGACCGCGAGCGACAGGCGTTGGCGAATTCCCAAGGGCAATCCTTCAGGAAGTTGATCGATGACCGAGGCCAGATCGAAACGCTGCACCATCTCATCCACACGCCCATCGATCTGCTCTTTAGGCACGTGAAAGAGCTGCGCATGAAGTACCAGGTTCTGCCGGACCGTAAGCTCCGTGTACAGCGAAAACGCCTGAGACATGTATCCGACATTGCGGCGGGTTTCGATGTCACTGCTCACCGATTTGCCGAACAACAGTGCTGTGCCTTCGGTCGCCGGAAGAAGTCCGGTTAGCATCTTCATGGTGGTCGACTTGCCGCACCCGTTCGATCCAAGAAAACCGAAGATCTCCCCACGCTCCACGGTCAACGTCACATGATCGACGGCGGTAAATTTGCCGAAACGCCGGGTCAGGTCACGCGCTTCAATCGCCACCTCCGCATTCGGCTTTCGTGGCGGAATCACAAGCGTATGGTGGCCCTGCCGGTCCTGTTCCGGGAGTAATTCCACGAACGCTGCGTCGAGTGTCGTTTGACCGGTACGCTGCCGTATTTCCGCTGCGGTCCCTGTGGCCAGAACGCGGCCGGCATTCATGGCGACCAGCCAGTCGAAGCGTTCCGCTTCTTCCATATAAGCGGTCGCAACGATCACGCTCATGCCGGCACGACGCGAGCGTATCCGGTCGATCAACTCCCAGAACTGACGGCGTGAGAGAGGATCGACGCCGGTGGTGGGCTCATCGAGGATCAGCAGATCGGGATCATGGATCAGCGAGCAGCACAGGCCAAGTTTCTGCTTCATGCCACCCGAAAGCTGACCCGCCGGACGGTCGCGAAAGGCAGACAAGTCTGTGCTCTCAAGCAGCTCGTCGATGTGCCACGTTCTTTCCGACTTCGATTGACCGAAGAGGCGCCCGAAGAAGTCGATGTTTTCGAGCACAGAGAGCGTGGGATAGAGGTTTTTTCCCAATCCCTGCGGCATGTACGCAACCTGTGGGCAGACGCGCTCACGATGGCCGCTATCCGCCATGCTGCCGCCCAGCACTTCGACAGAACCGCTCTGGATCTTTCGTGCTCCTGCGATTAGCGCCAGCACGGTAGACTTGCCGGTTCCATCGGGGCCGATAAAGCCGACCATCTTTCCTTCGTGGATATCCAGCGTGACCCCCTCGGCGGCGAGCGTCTTGCCGTAACGATGCGTTACGTCTTGAAGGCGCACCACGGAAGAGGTCTGAGCCATTATTGGGTGATCCTTGTCTTCAGGTTGTCAGGCCAAGGCACAGAGGGATCCACGCGAACGTAGGCAACTCCGGGCAAGCCGGACTTCACCTGCGTAATGTGCTTGCGCAGCAGATCGGGATCGATCCTCGCCTTAATGCGGAAGACAAGCTTTTGGCGCTCGCTTTCGGTCTCGACTGTTTTTGGTGTGAACTGAGCGACATTGGCGACAAAGGATACGGTGGCGGGGATGACATACTGCGGAGCAGCATCCAGCACAATATGAACTTCAGATCCCATCGCCACCTTTCCGGCCACCGTCTCCGGCAGGAAGAAGGTCATATAGACATCGCTGAGATCGACCATGCTGAGGACTTTGCCGCCCGGGGAGACGACCTCACCTGGTTGGGCAATGCGGAACTGGACCCTTCCGGACCGCGCAGCGCGCAGCTCGTTGTCCGCGATCTCTGACTTCAGACGATTCTCCGTGGCGATAGCGGCGTCCACATGAGAGCGGGCTTCCAATACCTGGGAGTTCGCTGCGGTGACCGTTGCCTTTGAAGCGGCGGCCTGCGCCTTGGCTGCAAGGACAGCTGCCGCGCTTCCTTTCTGGCGAGCCATGTCGTCTTCGTACTCCTGGATGGAGGCCGCATGCTGTTCGGACAGAACCCTGGTGCGTTCCGCGGTCTTCTCGGCCGAGACCTGCTCCGCCTCCCGCTGGGAGACAACAGCGTTCGCGGCCGCGACTTCGCTCTGATGCTGACCGACAACCGAAAGCGCGGCCTCGATCGCGTTCCGCGACTCGGCTTCTTCCGCCTTTGCCTGCTGCAGTTGTGCCTGAAGGACATCCGTATCGATGCGGGCTACCACCTGGCCAGCGGTGACGAAGTCACCATCGTTCACCAGCATCTCGGTAATGCGTCCGGCATTCTTGGACGCAATATCCAGTTCGGTGGCTTCCACGCGTCCGTTCCCGCTCGCGAAGGCCGGACCTAATGTCTTCGGCCGCAGGCGTAGCCATGCAATGTATCCCGCAGTAGCCAGCACAGCAACAATCAGCACAGCCACGATTCCCCTGATCAGGCGGTGGACTGATGACGGAGCCGTGGGGATCCTGGATGGCGGCTTTATGGCAATGCCGGCTGCGGGTTGAGGAGGCTGTTGCGAAGAAGGGGTGTCATTCATGCTGTCAGCGGCCGGTCCTGGACTATAGCATTCGCGGGCGGACTAGAACGATTTTGTCGGCCGACCGCGCGTACTTCTCAGATTCAACTCGCTGCAGCAAAGTCGCAGAACTTCACTCGGAGTCCTTCGGATGAGCTTACATTTTCGAGCGATACGCATCCATATACATACTGTATACGAAAGGCGAATGGTAGTGGTAATTGGGTCTCACGGCAATGAGAAGTACGTAGAACCGGGTTCATCGATGAGGGGCTGTGTGAGAAGCCTATATGCAAGCCTAACAAGCTCCGCAGGCAGGGTTTGTGACGCCAATCACATCCGAAACGAACGCAGGGTACCGTTGCGGTTCTGAACGAGAGGGGTTTCTTGAGTCATGTACGTTCAGGTTTCGTGACGACGGCGCAGATACCGTACCGTCTTTTCGAACGCACGACGGATTCGCGTTTAGAGGAATTGAGCCTAAGCTTCCAAAGCTGCCGACAAGTGCCTGTGTCATATACATACTGCATCGAAAGCGCGCCACTGGCCTCAGGTGGTGAGTCACGATAAGGAAGTCGTCGCGGGCCTCTACCTTTCGGTCAAGTTGCATACGTGAAGTGAACCAGAAATGCGACTGTCCTATCCGAGGGTTCATCAAACCCAT carries:
- a CDS encoding efflux transporter outer membrane subunit; this encodes MTQPIQAHKKRGRKTKPAEIAGLSVASLLFLSGCMVGPHYKRPAVTAPPTYRDAALVTKDPAGQASVADLKWSEVFKDEELKALVAEAIKNNYDVRIAAQRILEQQAQVGVTKAQMLPSANAGAAYSAVGIPSGLLGNESSPKYYGGGFTATAAWNLDFWGLYRRQNEAARAELLATEWGRRATLSSVVIDVASAYVQLRALDAQLEITKATLDSRKESLRLVSLRERTGATTMADVHQAEQLLYAAESVQPQLESQIREQENGLSLLLGRNPGPIPRGKRNTEQPHPEEIPMGIPSQLLERRPDIQRAEAELVAANARIGVARAQFFPQISLTALGGTSTSQLNKLFDSSSSYWLANGSISQPLFAGGKLKNNLKEAEATQQEMVVSYQKTIASAFRDVSNALIVYQKSKEDRIAQEKQTEAASQSVKLARLRYDNGRSSYLEVLTNDTNLFSAQLNLASVQEQEALSLVQLYAALGGGWQ
- a CDS encoding ABC transporter permease, which gives rise to MLRSLGNIFHLGIKEFRSLYRDPAMLILIAWSFSLGIYVAAHAQPETLQRAPVAIVDEDRSQLSMNIIDSIYPPYFNAPTITTQQNADAGMNAGRYTFSVDIPPNFQRDVLAGRSPAVQLNVDATLVSQAFIGAGYLQSIVSGDVTDFARRYRSVEAAPISLEPRMMFNPNLTQSWFSGVMEIINNVTMLSIILTGAALIREREHGTIEHLLVMPLTPFEIMVSKVWSMALVVLLAAAFGLEVMVKGALGVVISGSVPLFLAGVVISLLATTSMGIFLGTIARSMPQFGLLMILILLPLQILSGSLTPRESMPLLVQKIMLVAPTTHFVSLAQAILYRGAGFDVVWPQFLAMLGIAALFFTAALVRFRRSIGSMQS
- the rbbA gene encoding ribosome-associated ATPase/putative transporter RbbA; its protein translation is MAQTSSVVRLQDVTHRYGKTLAAEGVTLDIHEGKMVGFIGPDGTGKSTVLALIAGARKIQSGSVEVLGGSMADSGHRERVCPQVAYMPQGLGKNLYPTLSVLENIDFFGRLFGQSKSERTWHIDELLESTDLSAFRDRPAGQLSGGMKQKLGLCCSLIHDPDLLILDEPTTGVDPLSRRQFWELIDRIRSRRAGMSVIVATAYMEEAERFDWLVAMNAGRVLATGTAAEIRQRTGQTTLDAAFVELLPEQDRQGHHTLVIPPRKPNAEVAIEARDLTRRFGKFTAVDHVTLTVERGEIFGFLGSNGCGKSTTMKMLTGLLPATEGTALLFGKSVSSDIETRRNVGYMSQAFSLYTELTVRQNLVLHAQLFHVPKEQIDGRVDEMVQRFDLASVIDQLPEGLPLGIRQRLSLAVAVIHKPAMLILDEPTSGVDPVARDTFWELMLDLSRSDGVTIFISTHFMNEAERCDRISLMHAGRILTTGTPADLVAKSGQKTLEDTFILYLEQAQTSDAKHDATPETATQPAPTQAGNKTRQHRTFSLQRLLSYAYREALELRRDPIRMTLALGGTLLLMFIIGYGINMDVDNLTFAVLDHDQSAASQDYALNLSGSRYFVEKPPISDYQEMDRRLRSGELSLAIELPPNYGRDLLRGAQPAIGVWLDGSMPQRAETALGYVQGMHGDYLSDLAVHRLGASTAGLYSLETRYRYNPDVESLIAMVPAVIPLLLIFIPSMLTALGVVREKELGSILNLYTTPVTKLEFLLGKQLPYIVVGMINFVLMTLMAVFLFRVPINGSLLALATGAVIYVTASTAFGLLTSTLMESQIAAIFGTAMGTLLPAVQFAGLLNPVSSLSGFGAFIGHIYPTTHFLTICRGAFSKGLSFSDLSGSFFALLATIPVLTIGSVLLLKKQGE
- a CDS encoding HlyD family efflux transporter periplasmic adaptor subunit, producing the protein MLIVAVLATAGYIAWLRLRPKTLGPAFASGNGRVEATELDIASKNAGRITEMLVNDGDFVTAGQVVARIDTDVLQAQLQQAKAEEAESRNAIEAALSVVGQHQSEVAAANAVVSQREAEQVSAEKTAERTRVLSEQHAASIQEYEDDMARQKGSAAAVLAAKAQAAASKATVTAANSQVLEARSHVDAAIATENRLKSEIADNELRAARSGRVQFRIAQPGEVVSPGGKVLSMVDLSDVYMTFFLPETVAGKVAMGSEVHIVLDAAPQYVIPATVSFVANVAQFTPKTVETESERQKLVFRIKARIDPDLLRKHITQVKSGLPGVAYVRVDPSVPWPDNLKTRITQ